A window of Leclercia adecarboxylata contains these coding sequences:
- a CDS encoding DUF4310 family protein, translating to MEQNKGFWYADWSFPIFVGLLSSGVFAGTHMYYLYGIGAFNEVAFVAMLKAGIDTGAYGAVAAFGASFLFARIIEGSLVGILDIGGAIQTGVGLGVPALLLGAGIMFPVTNFIASLATGLVIGLAIGYVIILARKFTINQSNSTYGADVMMGAGNASGRFLGPLIILSAMTASIPIGIGSLLGALLFYIWQKPITGGAILGAMLLGWLFPVAL from the coding sequence ATGGAACAGAATAAAGGTTTTTGGTATGCCGACTGGTCGTTCCCGATCTTCGTTGGCCTGCTCTCTTCCGGCGTCTTCGCCGGGACGCACATGTACTACCTCTACGGCATTGGCGCTTTTAACGAAGTGGCCTTCGTAGCGATGCTGAAAGCGGGCATCGATACCGGGGCTTACGGCGCGGTCGCGGCGTTCGGCGCCAGCTTCCTGTTTGCCCGTATTATCGAAGGTTCGCTGGTGGGGATCCTTGATATCGGCGGCGCGATCCAGACCGGCGTGGGCTTAGGCGTTCCGGCGCTGCTGCTGGGCGCGGGCATCATGTTCCCGGTGACCAACTTTATCGCCTCGCTTGCGACCGGCCTGGTGATTGGCCTGGCGATTGGCTACGTCATTATCCTGGCGCGTAAGTTCACTATCAATCAGAGCAACTCCACCTACGGGGCAGATGTGATGATGGGAGCCGGTAACGCCTCGGGCCGCTTCCTCGGGCCGCTGATTATCCTCAGCGCGATGACCGCGTCTATTCCAATCGGCATCGGTTCCCTGCTGGGCGCACTGCTGTTCTACATCTGGCAGAAGCCGATTACCGGTGGCGCCATCCTCGGTGCAATGCTGTTGGGCTGGCTGTTCCCGGTCGCCCTTTAA
- a CDS encoding amidohydrolase/deacetylase family metallohydrolase, giving the protein MFDLLLRRARLTDDTLTDIAIQDGKIAAVGDITDPAQQTVELNGDTYVSAGWIDSHVHCYPNSPIYHDEPDSVGIATGVTSVVDAGSTGADDVDDFYDITRKASTEVFALLNISRVGLIAQNELANMANIDADAVKQAVQRHPNFIVGLKARMSSSVVGENGITPLERAKTIQKENGDLPLMVHIGNNPPNLDEIADLLTSGDIITHCYNGKPNRILTPSGELRASITSALQRGVRLDVGHGTASFSFEVAKRAIAMGILPHTISSDIYCRNRINGPVGSLASVMSKFLAIGMTLPQVINCVTVNAADGLRLAHKGRIQPGLDADLTLFTLKRQPTVLVDAENDSLQAEHILVPLAAIRAGKGYMTEQGSTEHAFNF; this is encoded by the coding sequence ATGTTTGATTTACTCCTGCGCCGTGCGCGCCTCACCGACGATACCCTGACCGATATCGCCATTCAGGACGGGAAGATCGCGGCGGTAGGCGACATTACCGATCCCGCACAGCAAACCGTTGAGCTTAACGGCGACACTTACGTCAGCGCGGGCTGGATCGACTCCCACGTCCACTGCTATCCGAACTCGCCGATTTATCACGATGAGCCGGACAGCGTCGGCATTGCCACCGGCGTTACCTCCGTGGTCGACGCGGGCAGCACCGGGGCGGACGACGTGGACGATTTCTACGACATTACCCGCAAAGCCTCCACCGAGGTTTTTGCCCTGCTGAACATCTCCCGCGTGGGGCTGATTGCCCAGAACGAACTGGCCAACATGGCCAATATCGACGCCGACGCGGTGAAGCAGGCGGTACAGCGCCACCCGAATTTTATCGTTGGCCTGAAAGCGCGCATGAGCAGCAGCGTGGTCGGTGAAAACGGCATTACGCCGCTGGAGCGTGCCAAAACCATCCAGAAAGAGAACGGCGACCTGCCGCTGATGGTGCACATCGGCAATAACCCGCCGAACCTCGATGAAATCGCTGACCTGCTGACTTCCGGCGACATCATTACCCACTGCTACAACGGCAAGCCGAACCGCATTCTGACGCCATCCGGCGAACTGCGCGCCTCCATCACCTCCGCCCTGCAGCGCGGCGTGCGTCTTGACGTGGGCCACGGCACGGCGAGCTTCAGCTTTGAAGTGGCGAAACGCGCCATCGCGATGGGCATTCTGCCGCACACCATCAGCTCGGATATCTACTGCCGCAACCGCATTAACGGCCCGGTAGGATCGCTGGCGAGCGTGATGTCGAAATTCCTCGCCATCGGTATGACGCTGCCGCAGGTGATTAACTGCGTGACCGTCAACGCTGCGGACGGTCTGCGCCTGGCGCACAAAGGCCGCATTCAGCCGGGTCTCGATGCCGACCTGACGCTGTTCACCCTTAAACGCCAGCCGACGGTGCTGGTGGACGCCGAAAACGACAGTCTGCAGGCTGAACACATTCTGGTGCCGCTTGCCGCGATCCGCGCGGGCAAGGGCTACATGACCGAACAAGGGAGCACGGAACATGCCTTCAATTTTTGA
- a CDS encoding DgaE family pyridoxal phosphate-dependent ammonia lyase — translation MPSIFEKYNLKQVINTSGRMTALGVSTPRPEVVQAAMEGMNQYFEMKDLVNKTGEYIAKLLDVEGATVVSCASAGIAQSVAAVLVKDSDWLLENLHVTPVENNEIVMPKGHNVNFGAPVGTMVALGGGKLVEAGYANECSADQLAAAITPRTAAILYIKSHHCVQKSMLSVEQAAVVARKHDLPLIVDAAAEEDLHTYYRSGADLVIYSGAKAIEGPTSGLVIGKTQYVEWVKRQTAGIGRAMKVGKEGILGLTCAIEHYLTATKESGAEMVAKMTPFIDALNTLNGVTARVVWDSAGRDIARTEIKFDEATTGVGTGDLVHALRQGEYAIYFRGYKANEGIIEADVRSVSADQLNIVYRRISEVLGQEKKA, via the coding sequence ATGCCTTCAATTTTTGAGAAATACAATTTAAAGCAGGTGATTAACACCTCCGGGCGCATGACCGCGCTGGGCGTCTCCACCCCGCGCCCGGAAGTGGTACAGGCGGCAATGGAGGGGATGAACCAGTACTTCGAGATGAAGGATCTGGTGAACAAAACCGGCGAATACATCGCGAAGCTGCTGGATGTGGAAGGGGCGACCGTCGTCTCCTGCGCGTCGGCGGGCATCGCCCAGTCGGTAGCGGCGGTGCTGGTGAAGGACAGCGACTGGCTGCTGGAAAACCTGCACGTCACCCCGGTTGAGAATAACGAGATCGTCATGCCGAAGGGCCATAACGTGAACTTTGGCGCCCCGGTTGGCACCATGGTGGCGCTGGGCGGCGGCAAGCTGGTAGAAGCGGGCTACGCCAACGAATGCTCCGCCGATCAGCTGGCGGCGGCGATCACTCCGCGCACCGCGGCGATCCTCTATATCAAATCTCACCACTGCGTGCAGAAGAGCATGCTCAGCGTGGAGCAAGCGGCCGTGGTGGCGCGTAAGCACGACCTGCCGCTGATCGTTGATGCCGCGGCGGAAGAAGATCTGCATACTTACTACCGCTCCGGCGCGGACCTGGTGATTTACAGCGGCGCGAAGGCCATTGAAGGCCCAACCAGCGGCCTGGTGATCGGCAAAACGCAGTACGTCGAGTGGGTAAAACGCCAGACGGCGGGCATTGGCCGGGCGATGAAGGTGGGCAAAGAAGGCATTCTGGGCCTCACCTGCGCCATCGAACACTACCTGACGGCAACTAAAGAGAGCGGTGCTGAGATGGTGGCGAAGATGACGCCGTTTATTGACGCGCTCAACACCCTCAACGGCGTGACCGCTCGCGTGGTCTGGGACAGCGCCGGTCGTGACATCGCCCGCACCGAAATTAAGTTTGACGAAGCCACCACCGGCGTCGGCACCGGCGACCTGGTGCACGCGCTCAGGCAGGGCGAATACGCCATCTACTTCCGTGGCTACAAGGCCAACGAAGGGATCATCGAAGCGGACGTGCGCAGCGTCAGCGCAGACCAGCTGAATATTGTTTATCGCCGCATCAGCGAAGTGTTAGGCCAGGAGAAAAAGGCATGA
- the dagF gene encoding 2-dehydro-3-deoxy-phosphogluconate aldolase has translation MKLTPNFYRDRVCLNVLAGSKANASAIYEAAEGHVLVGVLSKNYPDVDSAVADMREYAALIDNALSVGLGAGDPNQSAMVSEISRQVQPQHVNQVFTGVATSRALLGQSESVVNGLVSPTGTVGMVKISTGPLSSAAPDGIVPVETAIALLKDFGGSSIKYFPMGGLKCRDEYKAVAEACARHDFWLEPTGGIDLDNFEEILQIALDAGVSKIIPHIYSSIIDKASGDTRPEDVRTLLAMTKKRVK, from the coding sequence ATGAAACTGACCCCAAACTTTTACCGTGACCGCGTCTGCCTGAATGTGCTGGCCGGATCGAAAGCCAACGCCAGCGCCATCTATGAGGCCGCAGAGGGGCATGTGCTGGTGGGCGTGCTCTCCAAAAACTACCCGGACGTCGACAGTGCGGTGGCCGATATGCGCGAGTACGCCGCGCTCATCGATAACGCCCTCTCCGTGGGCCTGGGGGCAGGCGACCCGAACCAGTCGGCGATGGTGAGCGAAATCTCCCGTCAGGTGCAGCCGCAGCACGTGAACCAGGTCTTTACCGGCGTGGCAACCAGCCGCGCGCTGCTGGGGCAGAGCGAGTCCGTGGTTAACGGTCTGGTCTCCCCGACCGGTACTGTCGGCATGGTTAAAATCTCCACCGGTCCGCTGAGCAGCGCGGCGCCTGACGGCATTGTCCCGGTGGAAACGGCGATTGCCCTGCTGAAAGATTTTGGCGGCAGCTCAATCAAATACTTCCCGATGGGCGGCCTGAAGTGCCGTGATGAATACAAAGCGGTGGCGGAAGCCTGCGCCCGTCACGACTTCTGGCTCGAGCCAACCGGCGGCATCGATCTGGATAACTTCGAAGAGATTTTGCAGATTGCGCTGGACGCGGGCGTGAGCAAAATCATCCCGCATATCTACAGCTCGATTATCGACAAAGCCAGCGGCGACACCCGCCCGGAAGATGTGCGTACGCTGCTTGCAATGACGAAGAAGCGGGTTAAGTAA
- a CDS encoding lactonase family protein: protein MHTQHTQYAWVGTYHPHGEGLYRFTRDPVTGALSNRTLVHTLTNAAQLAIAPDGNRLYVASEVEQGVVQALRIDEAGNVHLLNEVASGGAGPVSLSFTPNGRYLLVANYGGGTVAVLPVNADGSLSEASDIHLHRGEPGAAKPAAAVEGSFAISGHSAPHAHMIAADPHSGAIFATDLGLDRIYQYQFDDQNGRLIPDDPPFIPASSAGAGPRHFVFTPQGEGLWLINEEASTLTYYQRDPVSGRLHEGKSWSALPAGYKGTSFASGLVLSRDGRQLYVANRLHNSIAHFTVTSEGELIHQDDVWTRGDYPRTLTLDRDGRWLYVLNQRSDNITRFSVEPHSGTLHFEPDYTPVGSPSQMVISP from the coding sequence ATGCACACCCAACACACGCAGTACGCCTGGGTCGGCACCTACCATCCCCACGGCGAAGGCTTATACCGCTTTACCCGCGACCCTGTCACCGGCGCGCTCAGCAACAGAACCCTCGTGCATACCCTGACAAATGCCGCGCAGTTGGCCATTGCGCCGGATGGCAACAGGCTCTATGTAGCAAGCGAAGTGGAGCAGGGTGTTGTCCAGGCGCTGCGTATTGATGAAGCCGGGAATGTGCATCTGCTGAACGAGGTGGCGTCCGGCGGCGCAGGCCCGGTATCGCTGTCGTTTACCCCCAATGGACGTTACCTGCTGGTGGCGAACTACGGGGGCGGAACGGTGGCTGTCCTGCCGGTAAATGCGGACGGCAGCCTGAGCGAGGCGAGCGATATTCATCTGCATCGTGGCGAGCCCGGCGCGGCAAAACCGGCCGCCGCCGTGGAGGGCAGTTTTGCCATCAGCGGGCATAGCGCCCCGCATGCCCACATGATCGCCGCGGATCCCCATAGCGGCGCAATATTTGCCACCGATCTGGGCCTCGATCGCATTTATCAGTACCAGTTTGACGATCAAAACGGCAGGCTTATCCCCGACGATCCGCCGTTTATCCCTGCGTCGTCAGCGGGCGCCGGGCCGCGTCATTTTGTCTTTACTCCACAGGGGGAAGGGCTGTGGCTGATTAATGAGGAGGCCTCCACGCTGACCTACTATCAGCGGGATCCGGTTTCCGGCAGATTGCACGAAGGCAAGAGCTGGTCTGCGCTGCCGGCAGGCTATAAAGGCACCAGCTTTGCGTCCGGCCTGGTACTGAGCCGCGATGGCAGACAGCTGTATGTCGCGAACCGGCTGCACAACAGCATTGCGCACTTTACCGTGACGTCAGAGGGCGAACTGATCCATCAGGATGATGTCTGGACGCGCGGCGATTACCCGCGCACCCTGACCCTCGATCGCGACGGGCGCTGGCTCTATGTGCTGAACCAGCGCAGTGATAATATCACCCGCTTTAGCGTGGAGCCGCACAGCGGCACCCTGCATTTTGAGCCAGACTACACCCCTGTCGGCAGTCCATCCCAGATGGTCATTTCCCCCTGA